The DNA region ttttctttcattatgtATTGTCTTGCTTCCAGAAACTTGCCACCTGATCTGGAATGAGCATTGATGACAGTGAATAGTCTTTCATGGTTTTTAGGGCTATCCCAGGTCTCTTGCATATAACCCACCTGATGCTTGTCTAGTTCATCATGCAGCTAAAATGCTGACTTAAAAGGCAATTTAATTAGCTaatattttactttcctttttcacTGGATGTTTCAAATTAAGATGACTGATTACAAAATGTATTGCTTCATATTTGCTTTAATCTTTGTTACACTTCTTTGTTCACTTCAGCACCTCCTTGTTTGTAAATATACCTACTTGTCTAACATCATACTACTTATTTTACTAACTTGAACTCAAATCAAAGGAGTTTTGGCCCTTTTCAGTGTGAACATCGGTTAATGGAAACTGGTTAATATGACTGTAGCAGAGGTTGTCAAACATATTTAAAGTGTAGTCATAATGATAAGGCTACACTGTATGGGGAGATAAGATTTGTGTGCTTACATTCTGTCAATTTTATTGCACTTGCAGAATGTACTAGTTTAGTTTACGCTTAACTTCCTATGAGTCTCAAGAAAAATGGTGTTTGAGTAGGGCATGGAGGACCCAAATTAAGGTTCCCCCCTGAAGAAAAGGTGATTATAACTTGGCCACTGTGATAGCCATAGGGCTTATCAGCATGTGTGTAATTCTCAGTCAGGCCATGTACTGCCACTTTCTTTCCTGTGTGGCTAGGAGATGTGTAAGGAAACAAATCAAGGACTGCTGCTGTGGACGTGGGAAGAAGCTCATAATACTGAGGAGGGAGGCATAAGGGGATGTGAATTTGCTGGAAACCAGACTACACTAGTTCTTTTGTTCATGAACTAGATTGAGGCTATTCTTAAGGCTTGTACAGTTTTATTTCTAAGACACAAAAGCTGTTGAATTGGAGTGTTCTCTGTTCATGCTGCTCTGGAACTAAGTGTGTTTAACAAGATGCACTTGCAGTTTGACTTCTAAATTCTTGAGTTTGGTTGCAGTGACCACTAAGGAAAGATTTAGCTAATCATTCCATCTTCCTGCATTTGAGATTCATGGAAGGTTTTTGTCAactacttttttcttcttaatactTCCCAATCATTTAATATCATTTTGTGGAAACTTTTTGTCTGtctgttcttttaataaaaatctctTACGGTTTGTGGAAGGTGTTTATTGCAATTATGTAGTTGAAATGCCTTAAGCTTGGCAGGACTTCCAAAAATGATTTATAACCATGCAAGTATAAAAACTTCTGAAAAGCATTCATTTAAGTATTTATTTAGTCATTTTATACAGCTAAATTATTTCAGCTCTTCTGAGGTTGAAAAGCATGATTTTACGATTATAACATCATGCAAAAGTATGTAGGCAAAAGCAAACCTTACAGTTCAAGGATTTACAATAAAGCAGCTGACACTGTAAATTACATCAGTGTTAAcaatgctgttttatttattgCTGTGTTTTAAATCCTGGCATCAGTTGTTTAAATTTAATCTTGTTGAAAATAATTCTGCAGCAATAGATATAGCTGTATTTTATTAACAAAAATGACCCATGTGGTTTCtgcccttaatttttttttcctgtaatgcgTTCCTTAAAGTGCTGAGGAGTTGCACAGAGCATCGGGAACCATTCAGGCAATGTTATCACTTTGGGGATGATTCACTGTCTGGGATTATAGAAGGATGGCTAGAGGTGGATGCAAGAGCATTTCTACCTCTGGTCTTCCTTTGAGTCTGTCCTAATAGTTGTTTGGCTCTTGTGGACCGGAATAGCACAGACAAGGGGGCATGTACATGCAGTCAGGGTAGGGGCAGCTGGAACTCCATTTTTAGAAGCAGGCTGTATTTGGATCCTGCCTGTGCTGATTGTGTAACAGCAGGGCTCCTGGCAAAGCCTAGCTATAGAGACTAGGCTGCAGACCCAGTGTATGGAAGCTGCTTTTGTAGCATAAGAGGCAAACACAACTGCTCTGTGCTATTAGGAAAGGGACGGGGTTTTGTTTGGCTATGCTCATGTTCTTCAGGCTTTGAGTGGAGGATACAGATAACACTGCGCAAGTCCTTGTCTCCTAATGTTTTGCTTGTTCTATGGAGAAATTCAATGAAAGAATAGTCAATTTTAAAACAATGACTCATGCAAGTAGATATCTTTCATGACTGTAAATAGGACAGAGCAATCAGTCCCTTTCTTTTGGGTCTGTCTTGGAGTTTTATGCTTAATAAAAGTTTATTCTTTAGCCTTTTGATTGGCAATGTTTTCTAGCCAAGCAAGCTGTGCAGTTGGTGCTGAAATGCAATCTTGACTCTTCTTTGAAAGCTTCTTTTCTCACTTATCTTATGCAGAATATTAAAATGGAATTCACAATTGAACACACGTGGGATGGTATACCTGTGAGCCATGAGCCCGTAACTGTCAGTCTGAAGTCAGGCAATGCAGGACTGCTAATGGAAGTTAGTGCTCCCTTCTTTAATGATCCTCCAGCACCACTTGGAGAGCCAGGGAAACCCTTTAGTAGACTGTGGGACTATGAGGGTAAGTGCGATTGTTCCACTGCAAGTATATCTGATTTGCGTAGACACTAATGTTCCTCTGTAGTTAATACATCTAGTCTTACTTCAGGTTCTATTACAGTTATTCTTTCAAACTGATTTCATTTGAAGTGATGATCGTATGACATCTACTAATTCAATTTAGGGTCTTTGATGACAATACCACTTTTGAAGGTCAGAACTGAAATGTAAAGTaaaaatttcctttctgttttatcCTGAGTGCTCTGGGAAAGAATTTACTTGTAATCACAGCTTTACCCTTAAGAAAGCTCTTTAACCATAAACTTTATACTGTATTTAACTAAAAACTCCTccaaagtgtgttttttttcctaggtGATGTTTGCTTTCACCACAAACACAGATAGGAGTAGGGGGTCCAGTTGTTTCATAGTAGTGTAATGATAAAAATGActgggaagagaagcaaatatattACACTGATGCCACTAGGTGGACATAAGGAGATGGAATACAGTGAACTAAGATTGATTTCAAGAATGATAAGATTGACTCTTCCTGATCCTGTCAACAGCATGGGCTCTCAAACTTGGTTTCTGGATTATTGATATAACTTTTGGAAGAACAGAGGCTTGACGTCTTTGGATATTAATAATTTTGTGCCATGTATGTATAAATGCCTTTGGAATAAAGAAACAAAAGTGAAATCTTAGAGAGGTCCTACTTTGACTTTAAGAAGTAGCAGGCAATAGCTAAAACCATTGTCtgttttaatcactttttttccaaagcctgTTTGAGAAATAGGAGGATGTGTAACAAAAGGTGAAACTCAAAATATGATTCCAAATTGTATCAAAGTGGAATGGAGAATATTCTTACGGTAGTGCTGAtgtctgtctctcttcttttctgtCAATACTTTCATTTTTAACTGTTGCTTTGAATAATGAAAGAATTTCATGCTTCTAGCAGTTCTCTAGTTCTTGATTATTGAAAAATTCTTATTAAGGTCCTACTAGAACATTGTTAGGACCTTTTTGATACTTAATATACAGAATAGGCTCATGGAAAATACAATCAAGATATAAATCATACCTTTCTGTTGCTGAAACCAGTAATTTTGTGGTTGTTGCCCCAAACAAATGTTCGGAAATGTTCCGGTATACCTTGATAGCGCTGACAGTGCACAAACTTAACCCTAACTAAAGCTTTCTAATAAAATGTCATTGCTGTGTGGATCACTACTGTAATTCTACCTAGTGTTCCTGAAAGGTGATTCAGTAGTCACACCTGGCTTCCAGGTGCACCTGTAATTCCCAGTCCAAAGTATGTCATCTACAGTGAAAAGCCATCTAAATCCTAAATGCTTTCATACTGTTTCTGAGAATCAGCTGAGTTTTTTCCATCAACAGTCGTCTTACAGCTTGCTCTGAGTGTCTTCCTCTTTTCAGTTCTGTCTTTTCTCGTTTGGCTTGTGGGTTCAGAGCATCAAACTCCTGCAATTAAGTACTTTATGTGGGGTGTTTGCTGTGAGTATGTTTGACTAAGATTACTCTGTCCTACTCATCTTCATTCATAGCAAGCAGACTAGGTGAATAGCACCAGCCCATACCCACTTCTTACTCTATTAACAGCTAGCATTAGTTATCAGAACTGCCATTTTTCTGCTCTATCAAGATGAGTGTCTCCAAAACTGGTGTAGTTAAAGTAAAATTAGAACCATGCCTTACACATCTCTTTATGGTAGTAGTCATTAAGTGAAGGTTCTCAAATACAGGATTATCATACAGTGCTTGGAATGGTTTAGAAGCTGTCAATGGCAGGTATGCTAGTCAAACTCTGGAATAGCACAGGCAAAGCTCTTTATGAAAACAATATAATACTTATAGTGGGGAATGGAGATCTTGGAATGTTGCAAAATAGGTAAGCAATGTAAAATACCGATGgcctatctctttttttttcttaagttgtgGAAACATTTTTCTTGAGTGACAGAACAGAACAATATTTAGAAGTTGAACTTTGTCCGTAAGTACAGCACTCTTTGGAAAAGTTTTAAATGTTAGTTTGAATTTCCAGTTTCAATTCTAATGCTTGCAAGATATATGCATGAGGAATGCTGCGAGTGAACGCAACTACAGAAATTGCTTCAATGTAGGGAATGTGCACATATTTGTAGTAGAATGGTATGCATCAGTTTGGCATCTTGGCATCAGTTTAAGAAAATTGTGGCTCTGATCTTTGACAGCCATGGACAACACTTGTTGCTGCTTCTTTCTGGCAGAAGAAGAGTATGGAAAGTAAGTGATAAAGTACATATCATAATATATGGAAAAAGTAATTCTTTTAGATACCTGTTGCCTGGTTGGAAGATGACATTAGCTTTTTCTTGCTCCTTTAACAGGAAAAACTTCCTTTAGAATTTGAGGTGACCAGAATGGAAAACAAATGGGAGGGTAAAGCTTGTCTTCCTTGGAATTATTTTCCACCATGCATTGACAAGTTTAATGCATTTGCAATTCATGGCTCGGGAGTAGAGAGAAAATTTGAAGCGCTTTATCCTGTGCCTCAGCATGAACTACAGGAAGGACAGAAACCAGACTTGTAAGTGTAAAATTAGCTCTTCTGTAACATAGTTGCACTATTTTTGGAATACTTACAAAAGGAATTTAATCTGGTTTTCTGATCGAGTGCCGCTAGTACTTTAATTACATTGCTTAGCCCCAGACCCATTGGCAGAGTACTTTGTGTAAAGAACTGTGGCAGATAGCTGTAATTAGTGCCTGATTTTTATGCTGTTCCCTAGGTGCATAGCAAATGATGCATTCAGCACCAAAGGCATCTGTTTTATCACCTTCCTCTGCTAAATCATAGACTGGTTGTCCCACTTTTTTTCTTGCCTATAGCACCTTCTGAAATGCCATTCAGTGTTAATTTCACCAGATGTATCTACAGTGAATCTCTTGTTTCTCCCCTACTGTTCTAAACAACCTCACCTCTACAGATGGCTCTGCATTATAGAAAAATTTGAAGGCGCAGACTAAATTGAAAAATGTAGTGAAAGGATACCCAATGTCAATAGAAAACTAGAATATCTTGATCTTTAGACTGTGCTTTGGGCTCGTTTATTTTCTTTGACTGTGAGGCTGAGATGAGTTGACACAAACTGCTGCTTCTGGGTGTTTTGTGTAAATGAACTGGCTCTAGAGGACCAACAGTTCTTCCACAAACTTGCTACTCAACATACAATGAGAGCAAGGTAAGGTAAACTTAAGGTAAACAACcctatttttcctttgttcaggAAATCCTTAGCTTCCTCAGTTGTTCATTTAAACAAATTCTAAGTTACTATTAATGAAGTATATTCTCTTTATCATTGTTCCTTAAGAAATACACACTTTCAGGTTTCTGCAGTAAACCAGAGAATGCCTGTAATATTTTTCCAGGAGaggattttttccctttccaaaaaAATTTGACTTTTTCAGACCATAATAGCAGGTGCATTGATGTGAAGAGGTTACTCCTTACTACTATTGTTTTTAGTTTGTCTTCACTCTTCAGAATTAACACTTCCTAATAAGAGAAAATTTCCTTTACCTTTCTAAGTGAATTAGTTTAGTGTCAAATGTTCTGTTTACAGTTTGGCAGTTGCTTAATGTAAACATCAATTAGAAATCAACAGCTGTCTTCCTTCTGTTGTTCCTGTATGGTAGCCTAAAGGAGGTGTTCTTAGTAAGACCTGATTCATAATGTTTACGGAAATGGGGCTTCTAGTCTATGGGGGAAAAAGATGATATTAACTTCATTATCCTAGCCTTCTTTTCTGTAAGGAGAGGCTCTGTTTGTGATATGATCTTTTGATTGATCAAGAGCTGTAAATGACATCTACTCTAATACAGCACGGAAGTCAAAGTAGAATACCTCTTTGCTTTTGCTCTGACTGCAGTTTGAGGCAACATAAAAGTTGGGATGGGTAAAAAGATGAACGCTTTGTTAACTTCACTTTATGCCGTGTGGTACGTACTTATAGCTGAGGATTTTCCCTTGTGTTAATACAAGATTTGCAGAAGTACTGTAGTGTTATTTATGAACTCAGGTTTTGGAAAGTGAATACATTGAATGTTGGTTCTGTTCCTGttcaagaaaacaggaaaataaagattaagcaaacctgctgaggagatttctttttttaagacataTACTACAAAACCcgtaactatttttattttttttcttttctatttatagTCATCGCCTGGAATTTTTCAAACAGTTGAACCTGAAAGAACTAATGGGAGAAGATTGGAAGCAGCCTGAATCAGATATATGGAAATCTCTCACTGATTAGCAAAACTGAGGCC from Apteryx mantelli isolate bAptMan1 chromosome 5, bAptMan1.hap1, whole genome shotgun sequence includes:
- the C5H4orf33 gene encoding UPF0462 protein C4orf33 homolog isoform X1 translates to MQNIKMEFTIEHTWDGIPVSHEPVTVSLKSGNAGLLMEVSAPFFNDPPAPLGEPGKPFSRLWDYEVVETFFLSDRTEQYLEVELCPHGQHLLLLLSGRRRVWKEKLPLEFEVTRMENKWEGKACLPWNYFPPCIDKFNAFAIHGSGVERKFEALYPVPQHELQEGQKPDFHRLEFFKQLNLKELMGEDWKQPESDIWKSLTD
- the C5H4orf33 gene encoding UPF0462 protein C4orf33 homolog isoform X2, coding for MEFTIEHTWDGIPVSHEPVTVSLKSGNAGLLMEVSAPFFNDPPAPLGEPGKPFSRLWDYEVVETFFLSDRTEQYLEVELCPHGQHLLLLLSGRRRVWKVSDKEKLPLEFEVTRMENKWEGKACLPWNYFPPCIDKFNAFAIHGSGVERKFEALYPVPQHELQEGQKPDFHRLEFFKQLNLKELMGEDWKQPESDIWKSLTD